A genome region from Methanococcoides burtonii DSM 6242 includes the following:
- a CDS encoding S-layer protein domain-containing protein: MKSIKHTKYMLIVLILFSLICTAASAQESTGNRIWDADENMTLEYTWTAQSYSGFYYDIDSGKSSETLTINLDSDSDRSIDDGDLVYSTKPIETDFEHNGWGSYQVIGFMAERYFAGYTDDSDFVRDDVSLISEGQLAKVLTDDDDKKSFFAGSSLVLEEGYKLSIVEVDMDGNKVLVSLTKDGKQVESAILTSRDDYVYEKDLGSAEDVPIIAVHFDEIFRGTETNAIFVRGIFQISDQYVEVDGGDDFGRMEVQTVSANEISMENNDDISLSRGKIISIMGKLKFIVADDDTLRFAPFLDLTAPGTYELRGTITEEENMTWTPLNFEGFYYNIDEGIGTESLEVVSLDGKTIEKGDLVYSTVAEEVSFEYGQWGKFRVVGFMAEKYFAGYPENRFTDDVSMLSEGQLSKVLIDNDKKSTVVAGSSLVLEEGYEIEIVEVDISGDKILVTLMKNGKKVDSEVIKSNADLVFEKDLGSAESVPIIVVHFEEIFRGTETNAVFMKGMFQISEKFVEVNNGDSYDKMEVKRINSQMIEMENDKSITLSRDKTIPIMGDISLKVADSDTIRYYPFVTYTTPPSRALTIEMPSVLVQGDSIDIKVTFRGATVSEALVEFDGKEVGLTSDEGMISYRPTRLGTFSVSAEKEEFASADKEVEVISTDDVTRKVAIEVTPFEVVYEGDTITISTIKAIGADPVAEAQILYDGVSIGNTSAKGTLSFKVIESGVHKITSQSEGLLDAEFNLEVIALEPEFELSNLIITPAEVGTGEAVTIMVDVMNTGTDEGDVNVQLNINGEVVDSKSVTLGVDEESTVEFTRTESEAGEYLVQIGIESGTYTVTRGIPSMGIFVSVLILVSAAFVAMRYRKEN, from the coding sequence ATGAAAAGTATTAAACATACTAAATATATGCTGATAGTATTAATATTATTCAGCTTGATCTGTACCGCAGCATCTGCTCAGGAGTCCACAGGAAACAGGATATGGGACGCAGATGAAAATATGACACTTGAATACACCTGGACAGCTCAAAGCTATTCAGGATTCTATTATGATATTGATTCCGGAAAAAGTTCGGAAACACTGACTATCAATCTTGACAGTGATTCCGACAGGTCAATTGATGACGGTGATCTCGTTTATTCTACAAAACCGATAGAAACCGATTTTGAGCACAATGGGTGGGGTTCATATCAGGTCATCGGTTTCATGGCAGAGCGTTACTTTGCAGGATACACGGATGACTCCGATTTTGTAAGGGATGATGTCAGTTTAATTTCAGAAGGCCAACTGGCAAAAGTGCTTACAGATGATGACGATAAAAAGTCGTTCTTCGCCGGCTCCTCGTTGGTTCTTGAAGAAGGTTACAAGCTCAGCATAGTTGAAGTCGACATGGATGGTAACAAGGTACTTGTTTCACTCACAAAGGATGGCAAACAGGTTGAAAGCGCCATACTTACCTCAAGAGATGACTACGTTTACGAAAAAGACCTAGGGTCCGCTGAGGACGTACCAATAATAGCAGTTCACTTTGATGAGATATTCAGAGGAACGGAAACAAATGCGATCTTTGTTAGGGGGATCTTCCAGATATCAGACCAGTATGTAGAAGTCGATGGTGGAGATGATTTTGGCAGAATGGAGGTCCAAACTGTAAGTGCAAACGAGATATCAATGGAAAATAATGATGACATATCTCTGAGCAGAGGAAAGATAATAAGCATCATGGGTAAACTCAAGTTTATTGTAGCTGACGATGATACATTGAGATTTGCTCCATTTTTAGACCTCACTGCACCCGGAACCTATGAACTTAGGGGTACTATTACTGAAGAAGAGAATATGACCTGGACACCACTCAACTTTGAAGGTTTCTACTACAACATTGATGAGGGAATTGGAACCGAATCACTTGAGGTAGTGAGCCTTGATGGCAAAACGATCGAAAAAGGTGACCTTGTATATTCAACAGTAGCTGAGGAAGTGAGCTTTGAGTATGGTCAGTGGGGCAAATTCCGGGTGGTCGGTTTCATGGCGGAGAAATACTTTGCAGGGTACCCAGAGAACAGGTTCACTGATGATGTAAGCATGCTTTCTGAAGGTCAGCTCTCCAAAGTACTAATCGATAATGACAAGAAAAGTACTGTTGTTGCTGGTTCATCCCTTGTGCTCGAAGAAGGATATGAGATCGAGATCGTAGAGGTGGATATCTCCGGTGACAAAATATTGGTCACATTGATGAAAAATGGTAAAAAGGTTGACAGCGAGGTCATAAAATCGAATGCTGATCTAGTATTTGAAAAGGATCTGGGGTCCGCTGAGAGTGTACCAATAATAGTAGTTCATTTCGAGGAGATATTCAGAGGAACGGAAACAAATGCGGTCTTTATGAAAGGAATGTTCCAGATCTCTGAGAAGTTCGTCGAAGTAAACAATGGGGATAGTTACGACAAGATGGAAGTAAAGAGGATCAACTCCCAGATGATCGAAATGGAGAATGACAAATCAATCACACTTTCAAGAGATAAGACCATACCAATTATGGGCGATATATCTCTTAAAGTCGCAGATTCAGACACCATCAGATATTATCCATTCGTAACATATACCACACCCCCTTCCCGAGCACTTACAATTGAAATGCCTTCTGTGCTTGTCCAGGGTGATTCCATTGACATAAAAGTGACCTTCCGTGGTGCAACTGTCAGCGAAGCACTTGTTGAATTCGATGGCAAGGAAGTTGGGCTGACCTCTGATGAAGGTATGATCTCATATAGACCGACAAGATTAGGCACTTTTAGTGTCAGTGCTGAGAAGGAAGAATTTGCGTCTGCAGATAAAGAAGTGGAAGTTATATCTACTGACGATGTGACCAGAAAGGTAGCCATTGAAGTCACGCCTTTTGAAGTCGTGTATGAAGGAGATACGATCACAATTTCCACAATAAAGGCCATCGGTGCAGATCCGGTTGCAGAAGCGCAGATACTCTATGATGGGGTCTCGATAGGCAATACTTCTGCAAAAGGCACACTTTCCTTCAAGGTAATAGAATCCGGAGTTCACAAGATAACATCACAATCTGAGGGATTACTGGATGCAGAGTTTAACCTCGAAGTAATAGCTCTTGAACCAGAATTCGAGTTATCTAACCTCATCATAACACCTGCAGAGGTCGGTACAGGGGAAGCCGTAACGATCATGGTTGATGTTATGAACACCGGTACCGATGAGGGTGATGTCAATGTACAACTCAATATCAATGGAGAAGTCGTTGATTCCAAGAGTGTCACTCTTGGTGTAGATGAGGAAAGTACTGTTGAGTTCACACGTACTGAATC